One segment of Glaciihabitans arcticus DNA contains the following:
- the topA gene encoding type I DNA topoisomerase translates to MPGTKKLVIVESPAKAKTIGQYLGDEYEVQASVGHIRDLIEPKNLPPELKKGSLGKFSVDVENGFEPYYVVSDAKKKTVADLKRALKGADELYLATDEDREGEAIAWHLLQELKPKVPVKRMVFHEITKDAIQHAIANTRELDTALVDAQETRRILDRLYGYEISPVLWRKVGPGLSAGRVQSAATRLVVDRERERLAFTTASYWDLIANFAAAAGAQDFESRLVRLNGTRIAVGRDFDDKGILKSDAVALDEKAAESLAAALRDPAISIVVSSLESKPYTRRPAAPFTTSTLQQEAGRKLRFSARQTMSVAQGLYENGYITYMRTDSPTLSKQAIDAARSQASKLYGPDTIPEKPRVYSGKNKSAQEAHEAIRPSGDVFRTPTELQSVLRGNDWKLYDLIWKRTVASQMADAKGSTATVTITAGPTASTADPANALAEFSASGTVITFRGFMHAYEESRDEDRNESAEPAEAKLPQLTEGQTLALVELEAKGHETSAPPRYTEASLVKTLEELGIGRPSTYAAIISTIVDRGYVTPRGQALVPNWIAFSVVRLLEEYFSDLVEYDFTASMENDLDRIAGGEADRVEWLQGFYFGNTNHRGLRTVIDNLGEIDAREINSIRIADDVTLRIGKYGPYLEAPGETPETPRRVNIPAELAPDELTAEKARELIDAPVVTDRVIGINPETGKLVLAKDGRFGPYITESDPVDEEAEAAKAAATAEAAAIAAAEIEAATVVDPATGEVIAPKAKRKPAAKKTTLPKERTASIFKSMDLALVDLDTALKLLSLPRVVGLDPETGAEITAQNGRFGPYLKKGVDTRSLSSEELIFDIDLAGAIELYAQPKYGGRAASSALKEFDADPESGKPIRIKDGRFGAYVTDGTTNATIPRGETVEDVDFERAVQLLADKRAKGPVVRKTAAKKPAAKKPAAKKAAVKKPAAKKPAAKKPAAKKPAVRKPAAPKPAAE, encoded by the coding sequence GTGCCTGGCACGAAGAAGCTGGTCATTGTCGAGTCGCCCGCAAAGGCGAAGACCATCGGCCAGTATTTGGGAGACGAGTACGAGGTGCAGGCCTCGGTTGGCCACATCCGTGACCTCATCGAGCCCAAGAACCTCCCGCCCGAGCTCAAGAAGGGCTCGCTCGGCAAGTTCTCCGTCGACGTCGAGAACGGCTTCGAGCCGTACTATGTCGTCTCCGACGCCAAGAAGAAGACGGTTGCCGACCTCAAGCGCGCACTCAAGGGTGCCGACGAGCTCTACCTCGCAACTGATGAGGACCGCGAAGGTGAGGCCATCGCGTGGCACCTCCTGCAGGAGCTCAAGCCCAAGGTTCCCGTCAAGCGCATGGTGTTCCATGAGATCACCAAGGACGCGATCCAGCACGCCATCGCCAACACCCGCGAACTCGACACCGCCCTGGTCGATGCGCAGGAGACGAGGCGCATCCTCGACCGCCTGTATGGCTACGAGATCTCGCCGGTGCTGTGGCGCAAGGTCGGCCCCGGCCTCTCCGCGGGCCGCGTGCAGTCTGCAGCCACCCGCCTCGTCGTCGACCGTGAACGCGAACGCCTCGCCTTCACCACCGCGAGCTACTGGGACCTGATCGCGAACTTCGCGGCAGCCGCCGGTGCGCAGGACTTCGAGTCCCGTCTCGTCCGACTCAACGGCACCCGCATCGCCGTCGGGCGCGACTTCGACGACAAGGGAATCCTCAAGTCCGACGCCGTCGCTCTCGACGAGAAAGCCGCCGAGTCGCTCGCCGCAGCTCTCCGCGACCCCGCCATCTCGATCGTCGTGAGCTCGCTCGAATCGAAGCCGTACACGCGTCGCCCCGCCGCACCGTTCACCACCTCGACCCTGCAGCAGGAGGCCGGCCGCAAGCTCCGCTTCTCCGCCCGCCAGACCATGAGCGTCGCGCAGGGACTGTACGAGAACGGTTACATCACCTATATGCGTACCGACTCGCCCACGCTCTCGAAGCAGGCGATCGACGCGGCACGCTCGCAGGCCAGCAAGCTCTACGGCCCCGACACCATCCCCGAGAAGCCGCGCGTCTACAGCGGCAAGAACAAGAGCGCGCAGGAGGCCCACGAGGCCATCCGGCCGTCCGGTGACGTGTTCCGCACGCCGACCGAGCTTCAATCCGTGCTGCGCGGCAACGACTGGAAGCTCTACGACCTCATCTGGAAGCGCACCGTCGCATCCCAGATGGCGGACGCCAAGGGCTCCACCGCGACGGTCACCATCACCGCCGGTCCCACGGCCTCGACCGCAGACCCGGCGAACGCGCTCGCCGAATTCTCGGCCAGCGGCACCGTCATCACCTTCCGCGGATTTATGCACGCCTACGAGGAGAGCCGCGACGAGGATCGCAACGAGTCGGCCGAGCCGGCCGAGGCAAAGCTCCCGCAGCTGACCGAAGGCCAGACCCTCGCCCTGGTCGAGCTGGAGGCCAAGGGCCACGAGACCAGCGCGCCCCCGCGCTATACGGAGGCGAGCCTCGTCAAGACGCTCGAAGAGCTCGGCATAGGCCGGCCCTCGACCTATGCGGCCATCATCTCCACGATCGTCGACCGCGGCTACGTCACCCCGCGCGGCCAGGCGCTCGTTCCGAACTGGATCGCGTTCTCCGTCGTGCGCCTGCTCGAGGAGTACTTCTCCGACCTGGTCGAATACGACTTCACGGCCAGCATGGAGAACGACCTCGACCGCATCGCCGGGGGAGAAGCCGACCGCGTCGAATGGCTGCAGGGCTTCTACTTCGGTAACACCAACCACCGCGGCCTGCGCACCGTCATCGACAACCTCGGTGAGATCGACGCCCGCGAGATCAATTCGATCCGCATCGCCGACGACGTCACCCTGCGCATCGGCAAGTACGGCCCCTACCTCGAGGCGCCCGGCGAGACCCCGGAGACGCCGCGACGGGTCAATATCCCCGCCGAGCTCGCGCCCGACGAGCTCACCGCCGAGAAGGCGCGCGAGCTCATCGACGCTCCCGTCGTCACCGACCGCGTCATCGGCATCAACCCCGAGACCGGCAAGCTCGTGCTCGCGAAAGACGGCCGCTTCGGTCCGTACATCACCGAGTCCGACCCGGTCGACGAGGAAGCCGAGGCCGCCAAGGCTGCGGCAACCGCCGAGGCTGCAGCCATCGCCGCCGCCGAGATCGAGGCCGCAACGGTCGTCGACCCCGCCACCGGCGAGGTCATCGCGCCGAAAGCGAAACGCAAGCCGGCTGCCAAGAAGACGACCCTGCCCAAGGAGCGCACGGCATCCATCTTCAAATCGATGGATCTCGCCCTCGTCGACCTCGACACGGCGCTGAAACTGCTGTCCCTTCCCCGCGTCGTCGGCCTCGACCCCGAGACCGGCGCCGAGATCACCGCGCAGAACGGCCGCTTCGGCCCGTACCTGAAGAAGGGCGTCGACACACGCTCGCTGTCCTCCGAAGAGCTCATCTTCGACATCGACCTCGCGGGGGCCATCGAGCTCTACGCGCAGCCGAAGTACGGCGGACGCGCGGCATCCAGCGCGCTCAAGGAGTTCGATGCCGACCCCGAGAGCGGCAAGCCGATCCGCATCAAGGACGGCCGCTTCGGCGCCTACGTCACCGACGGAACCACCAACGCCACGATCCCGCGCGGCGAGACGGTCGAAGACGTCGACTTCGAGCGCGCCGTGCAGCTGCTCGCCGACAAGCGCGCCAAGGGACCGGTCGTGCGCAAGACCGCCGCCAAGAAGCCGGCAGCCAAGAAGCCCGCCGCGAAGAAGGCGGCCGTGAAGAAGCCCGCGGCCAAGAAGCCTGCGGCGAAGAAGCCTGCGGCGAAGAAACCGGCTGTCCGCAAGCCGGCGGCACCCAAGCCGGCCGCGGAGTAA